Below is a window of Sciurus carolinensis chromosome 6, mSciCar1.2, whole genome shotgun sequence DNA.
ttatgaaaacagaaatcaCAAATAACGTAGCATGCTGGGCATAGTGACAGGtttctataatcccagttacataagagactgaggcaggaaggtggcaagtcctcaaaaataaaaaataaagaactggaagtgaaataagtgagactcagaaagttaaggatCATATaatttctctcacatgtggaaactatagagagaagaaagggaaaagaagggggaagatcccatgaaaacagaaaggaggCCAGTAGAAAAaggggaccagagggagggaaaagaaaagggtaAGCAGAGGTACTTCTGGGAATGAAGCTGACCAAATCATGTTAATGCATGTAAGAATACTTGACAATAAATCccaatattacatataattataatgcaccaataaagtaaataaataaatagatgaatgccTGGGACAGTTGTAGATCACgcaaattcaatccccaatatcacaaaaagaaaaaaatagcatggaaacaaagtaaataaagacataaataaggctattttaaaatacaagattaAAGGCAATACTACCGAACAGTAAAGGGTAAGAGTACCTGACTATACTGGGAAGGGAAAAAGTTACGGGATCAGCtttctgaatctttttctttGGTGTAGACATCTTGGATATGGCTTTGTTGTTACTGACTGCTAAAATGATACAGTAAAAGAAACATTGAAAATGCTTACAATTATAAGAAGTCAATTTCCAAGATAGCTCTACCTCTCAGCTCATAGGAGTAGCCTTATCATCAGGAAGATGTAAACAAGGAAATTTGTCTTCAGTAGTTTTATGACAAGTGACAGCAATAGTCAATGGACAAAGCTCTTCCTAAGAGATGGTTAAAATAGGTGCAGGAAGAACAAACCAATGATGGATAGCCCAATAACAAGATACAAGGTTCTCAATTTTGAGTTCCTACAATCAGTCGACAGACATGTTATAAAGAAcctctgagccaggcacagtggtacacacctgtaatccccactactcaggagtctgaggcaggaggatggaaagttcaaggtcagcctcagcaactcagtgagaccttgtctcaaaataaagaaaaaaggactggggaatgtagctcagtagtagagtactcctgtgttcaatccccaataccacaaataaaaaaagtaactGATAATAGAGAAGAAATTTGGAGAGAGAGAATAACCCAAACAAATATTTAGTAGAAAATGACTAACTTCCATTGCTTTTCCAGAGCATCAAGAGAGAGGTTTTTAACAGATCAGGTCATTACTAAGTTCCAGGACAGGATGCCTCATTAGTGAAACATTCTTTTATGCTGAGAGTAAAAAGACACTCCTACTTCCTACTGAATTACCTCAGTCATTTCTGCGTTATCTGACTAATCCAGGGGCTCATTCTGACTTGCTTAAAAGGTGAGGTTTTACACATGAATTTGCTACTCTGGCAAACCAAGTGTTTTGAGGGCTACTGAAATTTCTCCTTCTCCTATTGAATGTTCTTTGATCCCCACCCCCTTAATAGTATTGTTCTAAATTCTGAGCCTAATATCTAAACCTCTCAGAAACAAAATTTCAACTTGAGGTAAAATTTTCATGCGGctattttaaaagtagtaatCTACAATAAAACCAACTCACCAACTGGATGAGTGATGGTGTTCTGTAGGCTGGGAATTACCACAGAGTAGGTAGGTGAGCGATAAGGATAAATTGTTGTAGGATTTGTAGAGATAATATTCTGTGTGGTACCAGAAAATACATTGGAAACACTTAGAGGGAAGCGTTTTCGCTTCCCAGGACGAGGTTGATAAACCCAACCTATAGAAGAAGATAGactgtttttaatataaatgaacaGACTCTACTTAgctttaaataattcttttcattctaaaaatgtaatataattcaaagtttttaaaagcatttttccgAGTTCTATGATAATATTTGGGTGAATGACTCCTCCGCTGGGCAAGTTAACATACATATCCATACAGCTCCTAACTAGTTGTCAATTTTGTAACCCATAGCTGAAAGGAGGGTCAAATGTCTTATATCCCTTAACACATTGAATCTGTAGCAGAATGTACCTCAAAGTCATCGAGTTTAAATCCCAAAAGCATTCCTCTACTTATAAAGCAATGCCTCCATAAGACTTTATTCATCTCCTTCTGTTTCCTCCCTTTCCATAAAATTGTCTATATCTTACAATATAATAGTCACTAATAACTAGTCACTATTTTTATGCCTAGTTCAGGAAGATTCACTCTCCTAGACTTAGCAATCTCCAAAACCATAATAAACAACTCAATTTCCTTCCAAAGTTAGAAGAGTAACATCAGGGCAGTTGTAGCTACTGCATAACCAGAAGAATCACTGTTCCTCTGTAGTTACTACCTCTGCTCTTCCCTCCTAAGACTGTTCATATCTCAGGAAAAAAGTAATTCTTTCACACACTGTGTAGTTATGTTAGCCACATACTGTGTATTTTCCCAAGTTTAATCTCAGCATCCTTGCTACTGGGGAAGAATcagattcatttaaaattataacatgAAGGGAATAAATGTGTCAAACAAAGAGGACTATGTTCTAACACACACATGTTAAAATATAACATGGTATTAGTCCTtactttttcattatcttttaagtGAACACTGCACATTTATTTCTGTTGCCATGATTTTAATATGCCCAGTATACCCTAGAAATCTAGAGATTTACTGTCTTTAAATTTATACCCATATCTAtatgtttctgtttaaatttaATCAAAACTACTGTGAAACTGTATGTCCTCTAGTTTGCATCAGTTGACAAGTATGAGGCCAGTCAGATAGTCCCCCATttctatttaagaaaatttatgctttgtatttcaatcattGCTATAATGGTCATTATTCTCTTTCTTGCACATTATCAGTTTAGGAAAAAATTACACACTTTTGTCCTTCAATCTCAACCTAACTTAGcctgtatctaaataaatttaaaataagttaaagactgtttatttcatttgattacCAGGAAATTCCTCTCTGtgcttttctttaatcttttgtGCTTCATCATAATaaggtttcttttgttcttcactaaGTTTGTTCCACTCTAACCCGAGCTGGACACTGATTTCTGCATTGTTGGCCGCTGGGTTAGCTTTGGCTAGTGCTGGCCGGTGGATCCTTGCCCAAACCATAAATGCATTCATGGGTCGCTTCACGTGACCATTTCTGTCCTTACTGAAGGGAGTATCTGGTATTCCTACATGACAAAAATTAAGAGACTAAATTAATGTGACACACATACAACCTTCAGATGTGTACCTTCatctaaacttattttttaagtaacTGAAGAAATTATACACTTCAATACAAAGAATTGCTAATATTCCAGAATGCCTTATAATCCCTGAACTCAGAATTCTAAACTATAGCTTAGAAGGACTCTTTTCAGGAAATAATAATGTTGAAGACACAGTAAATTGCTGATTTATTATTCCTTTGAGCTTTATTAAGAGCTCTAacaataattaacattttgtttaCTTCCCACTAAAAACAGTCCATCATTAGCCAGGAGAGAAACCATGACTTATTCATGACTATAAGTCTAACATTAAGTAGACATTCTCTATACATTTAAAGGAGCTCATTTACAGGGTGCTGTAATGTCCTTTGAAGCTAAAGTAATTATAATACTATATTAATTGTATTTCACTGTGATGGTGAAGTTCCTGTTAAAGCAAACCATGTTCTacaagataaataagaaaaaaataataaaagtgactTTCAAGAGTCACAGCttgttgaaataaagaaaattggcTAAATTCACATTTCTACATAGTTCATAAAAATACTGTCTGTAAGcttcctatttttttattgtagggttacttgatttataaaattcttattaaaatatgtacaggataaaatgTTAGTGTAAAGACAACTACTCTATTATATCCTTTCGATAACCGAAAGCAAAATCTAAAAACTGGGGAAGATAAAAGCAAGCAGATAAAGTGGGTAggagaaattagtaaaacaaaagtaaaaataaataaaagtgtttaaaaacaCAATATAGGAGTGTACTAAAAGCTTTTAGAAGTTACAtttaatcatttatcattttctcctagaaaaatgtttactgttcatttttaaagaaaataacctCCATAGTGGGGATAAACTTTACTGTTtaattataactatttttttcattaaacatcactgtttcttctatttcttacACAGAGTATTGACCTACTATAATAGgatatagttaatttttttgtagCACATAAACTGAAAGCTTTGCCATTGTCTAGCAAGAATATTTCTAGTTTGGTGTACAAAAATTAGCTAAATCTCATTGCTTACGGgtccttaaaacattttttaagactGTGGGTCTCTCGAACGTGCTAAGTGTATTTTACCGGTATACATACAAGTCAATCAGAAGTGATACCTGTGCAGCCTAAGAATCAGTTccgtgattttatttttctagtttaggCTTCTGAACTGCTGACATGTCTGCTATGGGGCAACATAGGCGAAGGTTTGAAAACCAGACTCCCCTGCCGTCTAATACCTGCGTCTGAGGGCAGCACGGTGAGCGGGAcatctttggtttcaatttttaCAGAAGGCTCCAGTAAGGATTGCATTTTAATAGGCACTGGTGTCAGGGGAACCTTGGTCAATCTTATCAGCTCAGAAGGTGGAGGTCCCTGAAATTGGATCCGGGCCCCCGGAGGGACGGTGTGGAGAGTCAAAGGGATCCTGAGGTCTGGCTGGTGCGGCCCAAAAGCGCTGGACGGCTGGGCTAGGATGACCTCCTTGCTGCCATGGCCCAGGCCATTGGAGGGGGGCTCCGCGCCCAGCCTGCAGTCCTCGGAGAGTCTCTCCGGCTCCTCGGTTTTGATGACTCCTTCTCCGACGGCCGCCAGGCTTTTGCCTTCCCTGCCTTTCGCCGCATCCCTCATGACCTCCTCTGCCTCCAGCTTGCCCTTCTTCTCGTCCCCTCGGCGGCTGTCGAGGGCCGGCCCAGGGCCTTCCACCTTGGCCGCCCTGCAGGCTCTAGGGCCCGCCTCGACCGCCCTCCGAGGGCCGGTCGACGGGTCCAAGGCGGGCCCCAGCTCCTGCTTCTCCGCCTTGACCTGCAGCGCCCGCGGCTGCACCGGGCGCAGCTCGGGCCTGCAGGGGGCGCCCTCGGACGCGGGAGGCGGAGGCAACAGCAGCAGCTCGGACCTCAGCTGCAGCAGCCGCGCCTGCGCGGGCGAGACGGCGGCGCCCTCGTCCTGGGCCTGAGGCAGTATAGGCCCCGGCGGCAGCAGCAACACCTGCTCCGGCTTCACCTGAAGCAGCCGCCGTGCGGTGGACGGGACGCCCGACGCCGGGGCTTCTCCGCACGACGAGGCCACCGTCGCAATGGCGGCCCCGCACGGGGCCGGCGGCGACGGAGGAGGCTCGGCGGCCGCCGCCCGAAAGGCACTGCCCTCGACCGGCAGCGGGGGCGGAGCGGGGCGCAACCGGCGCGGTGGGGTCGCCCGTGGCAGTTGGCGCGGCTGGGGCGGCGGCTCCGGCCTGGCTCTCTCCATGGGGGGGAGGGGGACGCCCGGCCTGGGTCCGGCCGGGATTGTGAGCTCAGCCGTTTGTTGGCgaccttccccctccccctttcgGTTAAGACCCTTCCAAGGCCTTTGCTACCCAGAACCCTACGCGGTTCAAAATGCAGCCTCCGTCCCAGCCTCGTCCAATCGGAAGCGCCCCGCCGCGTCCGGCACGCCAATCGCAGGCACGTTCTCCGGCTCCGCCCGCCCTTCACTCGCGCCTCGTGCCGAAGCCTCGAATCACCCGAGATAGCCGGAGCAGCAGCACGTGTTCCCCATTTTCCCCTCTGACTCTCCCTCTCTTCCGGAGTTCTCTTCCGGGCCGTTGTCCCTAGTTACCCCTCCCCCGCCCGGAGCACCGACAATGGCGTTGCCCTGGAGACGGAGCGGTTCCAAGCCCCCGACCTCCGGGGATAAAGTCGGGAGCCTCCTACGTGAGCTGGAACCAGGCCTTGTGCCTGCGTTTTGCAAGGACGACCCTGAACATCCTGGGGCCTCTGGACTGTCACGGATTGTCATCGAGGAGGTGTGGGGGAATTTCTAACTTCTCAGTAACCCCATTTGTCGAAAGCTTGGGGATGGTGTTCAATTTACTGTGGTCATTGTGCTGTGAAACTTGAAATTGCCAAGTCCTCCGGGCCCTATTTCCCGAATACACACCAAAGTCATCCACTTCTTTGGGGCTCCATCGCCGTGACCCTGTTCCAAGCTTCCATCATCTTTTACCTGGATGCTTCCGTAGTCCTATAAATAGTCATGCTTTTCACTGTCGTCCTGTTTCAGctgccagaattttttaaaaatacaaatctagTCGATCGCACCATTTTCCCATTCCATTTTCCTATCCGCGGCTTCCTACTGGCCATGCGATACAAAGGTCCAAAATCCTTGGCAAAACCTTTGACGTGTCCAAATGGCTTGGGCTCCCCCTCCTGTTACTGTTCATCACTCTGACTCGGTGTGCTTCGGCCTCATCCTCCCTCAGACCCCTTATCATTCCTTCCTACCACAGGTCCTTTTTACATACCTGGGATGCTGTTCCTCCCTAGGTTATCCTTAACTGCTGCTCATTTTTCAAATTGCGATTCGACTGGCACTTCTTCCCAGAAAGCTTGTCTGACTCTGAAAATCAGGTCGGATCTCCTTTATGTACTCATACCTCCATCACTTCCTTTAAAGGGCTTATCACAATTGGTAATTATATGTTTCTTTATGTGACTCTGCTGCCTTCCCGACTTGACTATAAACCTCCTTTAGGGCGGAAGTGCTCGTCTTTGGTGCAGCATTGAATCCTCAGTGATTACCATTGAGCCTGGCATAcagtaagtattcaataaatacttgatgaatgaataagtacTCCTTTATTAAGGGCTTCCTGTTATGCTGGTCACTATTTCAGGTCATTTCCATGTTTATGCCGCCTCTTTTCTTAGGATTGTGTTTGTATTTACATTAAACatcaagaaaaggagaaatccTGCATTCACATTGTTACATTTCTCAACTAAAAGCTACAGATTTATTTTGATGTAGATGATTTTTGCAAGCATGATATTTCTCAAAGAAGACCAACTCCAATTCTCTTTATAACCCTTCATTGTTAAATGTGGTGAAAAGAAGTTCTTAACACCTGAAAGCAGACAAAGGCAGTGGTCCTTGAACTTTTTAATCTCAGGAATACTTTACACCCATACAAACTATCAAAGATCCCAAATGGTTTTTATTTGAGTGGGTTTTATCTGTCAAGATGTactgtattataaataaaagcaaaaaattattaaagttagtaggtcttttaaaatatcaataataaacCCATTGCATATTAACATGACACATTTTCATGAGGGGAAAAGTCCAATATTTTCCAATAGCATTGTGGATCTATGTATGACCTAAAAATAGCTGGATTCTCACATCTCCCACATTCATTCTGCTGTGATTTACATCATAGATCATTCAGGCTTTGGAAAACTTCACTGTACACTCATgaaataatgaagacaaaataacaaatactgtCTTAGAACTATTATGCAGATAGTCTTAACCTAGCAAACTCTCTGAAAGGGTCAGTCCCTGTGGCACTTTGAGAACCACCCAACTGAAGTTTAAATGAAAGAATCAGGTGTGGGCATAAGCAAAGGCTGACAAGAGAGGCAAATAAATTACTTTTGATTTTCTGCAATATTGTAGTTTATATTCAAATCTAAGTTACTGAAAATGGGTTGACAACAtatgcatggatttatttctgaactctgttCTGTCCCTTCATTCTATATGCCTATCTTTATTCTAGTATCACAGTCtttattactgtagctttgtggtaaattttgaaattaggtTATGTAAGTCcttaaactttgttctttttcaaaattacattgGCTTTTCTCAGTCCTTaagatttaaaatgtaaactttagGATTATTTTATCAATTTAGAAAAATCTGGTATTtcgataggaattgcattaactcTATGGACCAATTTCAGAGAAGCTGTCATCTGAAAAATATTGACTTTTCTGATTTGCAAAAGTGGATAGTGTCTTCATTTAtgtagttctttaattttttgacaaTGGTAATTTTCAGTGTACATTTCTACACTtactttcattaaatatattctttaattcttaattcttttgaatGCTTTTACAAATgtaattgctttcttaatttcatttcttgtttattttatattgattagGGGGactgggtattggggattgaacccaggggcactttaccactgagctacattcccagccttttgtatttttaattttgagacagggtctcactgaattgttgaggctggccttgaactttgcaatcctcctgccttagcctcctgaattactgggatatattgatttttgtgttattattttcttgccttattaCACTAGCTGGAACCTCCAGTCtaatattaaacaaaattgatgaaagtAGACATCCTTGCTTTGTACCCAGTTTTAGGGAGAAAGTATTCAGTCATTCACCTTTAAGCTTGTTATTAGTTGTAGGTCTGAGTAGTTGCCTTTCATCAGGTTAAGGAAGTTTCCTCCTATTCCTGCTTTATTGGGAGCTTTTTCATGAAGTGTTGCttgattttatcaaattcttCTTTTACATCTACTAGGATGATAATATAGCTTTCTCCTTTGTTCTAGGGGTCAGCAAAAGTTTTCCTAGAGGGCTGTATACTAAACATTCTGTACTCTGTGAATTAAATTATATGATCTCTGTTGCAACCAATCAACTCTACATTTGTAGGATGAAAACAATCATATATAACCTGTAAATGAATAGGCATGGcagtattccaataaaactttacaaaagGCATGCCTAATTTAGTCTGAGTCATAATTTGCTGACTCCTGCTTTATTCTATTAGTAAGTAAATGAATTATATTACTATTCAGATGATAAACTAACCTAAATTCCTGGGGGGAAATAACTCACTTGGTTATAAATTATTATAagttaattcattttatatattactgaatatgccatattcatacatgcatataacataattcagTCAGTCTTGTTCTCCAGTACTTCTTTTtgtcccctcttcccttctctgtttTCTCTATTCACTGAAAGAATTTtagcatttatatttatgaaaggTACTGATCTGTAGTTTCTTATAACTTAAGTCTTTGGCATCAACATAAAATGAGCAAGAACATAACATGTCCccttctacttttaaaaagactTGTTGGATTGATATTGTTAATTTCTTAAATGTTAATAGACTTTACCAGGAAAGTCTTCTAGACCTATATTTTCCTTTGTAGAAAgagtttttaaataacttaattaAATATTAGTACCTTTACTTTGACATAGATctattctgattttatatttcttcattaatcCACTTTATCATTTCTATCTTCAAATTTACCTGTCTCATCTTAGTTGTCCAATTGTTGATTTAAGGTTGtttataatattcctttataatactttttatttctgtagattTCAGAATGTTACCACTTTTATTCCTAATGTTGataatttttcatctcttccttggTTATTTTACTCAAATATTATCAAATTCATAGATATTTTCAAAGATCAAATAATCAACTATaaagtttcattgattttctgtattgtttgctgttttcttttattttcattgattttctgtattgttttgcTGTGACTTTTATTATTCCCTTCATCTGCTTACTTTGGCTCTTCTTTATCTTGTTTAAGGTGGAAgcttagttattatttttttaattattgattttaaatctttcttcctttctgatcttttaaaactgtaaatttCTCTCTACATATTGCTTTACCAACATTATGTTGATTTTGCTATGTTGTGATTTTATGTTAATTCAGTAGaaggtattttctaatttccctgaTGATTTTTTACTTTGACCCATCAATTATTTAGAAACATGTGATTTAATGTCCAACTCTATGGGGATTTCCTAGATTTTCttctgctattgatttctaatttaatttcagtgTGGTCAGAGAACACTTGCATTATTTCTATCCTTTTAAGTGTAATGTTGACTTGTTTTGTGACCTTGCCTGTTGTCTACGTTGAAGAATGTTTCATTTGTACTtcaaaagaatgtatattctacTGGTGTTGGATGGAGTGTTCTGCTTGATTGATAGTGTTGCTGGAGTGTTCTATACTGTTTCTGGCTTACTGTCCAGTCATGTTATCAATTAGtaagaaagaaatattgaaatatcCAAATTTCTGAATAGTCTTCTTTTCATTCTGTCAGTTTTTGTGTCACAAGTACATTTGTAATTACATTAACTTTTTGATGAATTAGCCCtttcattattatgaaatattccTCTTAGTTTCTAGTGacatatattatattttcatgttttctaaaattcttatggCTACTGTTTGCTTCATACATCATTCCCCATCCTATTGCTTTCATCCTATTGCATTATAAATATGAACTGTTTCTTTTATAGAcataatatgatttttataacATTGGGctattttttcctattgttcagagattttagtcaaaatttaatgtaattattgatagaCTTATGTCTGCTATGCTTTTTTTGTCCCTTTGTTTCTTCTATACtgctttttattcctttggttaTACAAACTTTTAGTATACCATTTAATTTCTAATGttgcttttaaaaagtgatattttagtGTTAGtcatatgtgcatgcacacatgtatatatgtgcatcTTTAATCTACCACAGACTTCTTCAAGTTAACATTCCCTTGTCAAATATAAGTACATTTCACCAGAACTCCATTTGCATCTTCTCTCTTTAtgctattattgttttatatatatgtgtgtatatattgcttataaaagttaaaaagcaaataattcagtaaaatatttactactttaAATAACCTTGTGTTTTTTTAGAGGATTGAGAGAAAATCTATAGTCCTTTACATTAGCCATGCATGAACTATTCCCCTATGCTGCTCTTTCATTCATGAATATCCAAGTTATTATCCAGTGACACTCTCTTTGGTTTTTCTTGAAATACAGGTCTGCTAGCAACAAAATCTGGCTTTGTTTATCTgcaaatatcttttatttcatcttcatatttttttcttcttgtttcctcttttatttttaaagtgaaaccAAGGTGTATTCTATCATTTAcctaaatccccagtccttttttttttttttgaggcagggtcttgctgagtggcccatgctgaccttgaacctgtgattctcctaaGTCTCtgtgattacagacatgcgcACTAGGTCTGGCCATCTTCATATTTAAAGGGCTAGTTTGGGGGAGTGGACATGGGAAGGGGACAAGATGGCGGATTAGAGAGACAGCATTTCTCCTACCACCTACCCAAAGCTTGAGCAGCAGGAATACTATTTCTCCCTGAGGCTTAGAGTGAGAAGTCCTGAGATTCGAGGGGCAGTCACCCTAGCAGAACCAGAGACTGTTTGACTCATTAAACagatcttaaaaaaagaaaggaaaaaaaaattcctaaaaaagAGGCCCAGCCCTAAAAAGAAGCCCTAAGTTAATCAATTGTCTGCAGAGAGCCTATCCAGGAACCATCTTGGCTCTGCAGCGCAGAGGAGCCAGCAGAAACTGAGTTTGCAGCTAGGTCATGGGCCTACCTGAGCCTCGCAAGGACTTGGCTGGGCCTAGCAAACCCATGGAAAGCCAGAAACTGGGAGCATTTCACCCAGGGGAACACAGGCCTGCTGGGTCCCCCAGATGTGGCCAGCCACTTCACTGCGATCCTGCAACCCAGCCTGCCTGGCATGCCACTTCACTGCCAGGCCCACTCAGCCAACTGCTCCACCACCCAGCCCACAGCCTGACCCACCCACACTCCAGCCCTTCAGCTTGTTGAGCAACACAATAAGAAGGAAGGACTCGAAAACACACAGCCCTTACTGCCAAAGCTTAGTTCATAccttaagaagaaatgaaaagaaaatcaactggGCACTAACTATTTTGTCCACCAAGATGGAAATAACTCCTTACTCCTTAATTTCCTAATGTTTCATGAAGATATTtcctttctgttgttgtttgttttgttttgatttttgtttttggcttttatattgagtttttgtttaatttgaatGTGTACTGATTGATTCAAGGACTCCTGTACATCtacatatttgtttctctctgctcatttctagccttttttttttctctctgaaggtATTATTTTCCCATGCTCTGtattttgagggttagggtttttgatttgcatatttttatttcatttcctattGTCTTTGCAAATACTCTATCTCCCTTGTCTTCCTCTCTAATTTTTCTGTTGCTGATACCCAAATTCcgttctttctcctcctttgtattttaatttttcttcccctttcaccCTAACAACATATCCTAAGTTACAAGTACATCTGCCCTATTTACCCTTTGAAAAATTGCAGTTTTCTACCCTCCGATCTCTTCTTACCTTATACACTACTCTATCCTTAACACCTCTCAATACTGATTAATATATATAACATCTGCCACTACCACCAATGTCACAAAATTCAGCAGAAG
It encodes the following:
- the Sox30 gene encoding transcription factor SOX-30 isoform X1 translates to MERARPEPPPQPRQLPRATPPRRLRPAPPPLPVEGSAFRAAAAEPPPSPPAPCGAAIATVASSCGEAPASGVPSTARRLLQVKPEQVLLLPPGPILPQAQDEGAAVSPAQARLLQLRSELLLLPPPPASEGAPCRPELRPVQPRALQVKAEKQELGPALDPSTGPRRAVEAGPRACRAAKVEGPGPALDSRRGDEKKGKLEAEEVMRDAAKGREGKSLAAVGEGVIKTEEPERLSEDCRLGAEPPSNGLGHGSKEVILAQPSSAFGPHQPDLRIPLTLHTVPPGARIQFQGPPPSELIRLTKVPLTPVPIKMQSLLEPSVKIETKDVPLTVLPSDAGIPDTPFSKDRNGHVKRPMNAFMVWARIHRPALAKANPAANNAEISVQLGLEWNKLSEEQKKPYYDEAQKIKEKHREEFPGWVYQPRPGKRKRFPLSVSNVFSGTTQNIISTNPTTIYPYRSPTYSVVIPSLQNTITHPVGEAPPAIQLPTPAVQRPSPITLFQPSVSSTAQVAVQAPSMPLRPALPPQRFAGPSQTDTHRLPSGANRSVKRPTPVSLESTSRIPTSASTAHARFATSTIQPSKEYSSVSTCPRGAPIPQAPPLPHSHVYQPPPLGHPATLFGTPPRFSFHHPYFLPGPHYFPSSTCPYSRPPFGYGNFPSSMPECLGYYEDRYQKHEAMFSALNRDYPFRDYPDERTHSEDSRGCESMDGTSYYNSHGHSGEEYLNPMPQLDIGALENVFTAPTSTPSSIQQVNVTDSDEEEEEKVLRNL
- the Sox30 gene encoding transcription factor SOX-30 isoform X2, encoding MERARPEPPPQPRQLPRATPPRRLRPAPPPLPVEGSAFRAAAAEPPPSPPAPCGAAIATVASSCGEAPASGVPSTARRLLQVKPEQVLLLPPGPILPQAQDEGAAVSPAQARLLQLRSELLLLPPPPASEGAPCRPELRPVQPRALQVKAEKQELGPALDPSTGPRRAVEAGPRACRAAKVEGPGPALDSRRGDEKKGKLEAEEVMRDAAKGREGKSLAAVGEGVIKTEEPERLSEDCRLGAEPPSNGLGHGSKEVILAQPSSAFGPHQPDLRIPLTLHTVPPGARIQFQGPPPSELIRLTKVPLTPVPIKMQSLLEPSVKIETKDVPLTVLPSDAGIPDTPFSKDRNGHVKRPMNAFMVWARIHRPALAKANPAANNAEISVQLGLEWNKLSEEQKKPYYDEAQKIKEKHREEFPGWVYQPRPGKRKRFPLSVSNVFSGTTQNIISTNPTTIYPYRSPTYSVVIPSLQNTITHPVAHVLTVGLPLAMGIFQVQCQNALVIMKTGTKNMRLCFQL